The Actinomycetota bacterium DNA window CCAGCGGAAGCGTGAGCCCGGCCGCCCGGAGGTCGTAAACCGACTCGCGGTCGTCCCACGCCACCCGGTAGGAGGAGAACGGCCGGCCGGTGATATCGATGACCTCGAGGGCCCGGATCGTCCGGCGGACGTTGGCCGGGTGCATCCGCTCGGCAGCCTCGGGGTCGAGGCTCTCCAGGCGGCGAAACATCTCGTAGCCGCCGAACTCGTATGCCTCGGCCTCCAGGCGGGAGCGGACCTCGGCATCGGTAGGCGGGAACTCCAGGGGGTCGACGATAGCCCGGAAGTACAGCCCGGACCCGCCGACCAGCAGTGGAACCTTGCCCCGGCTGAAGATGCCCTCGACCGCAGCCCGGCCCGCCTCCTGAAATTGGGCGACGGTCGGGATCTCGCCGGGATCGTTGATGTCGAGGAGGTGGTGCCGGACCAGCGCTCGGTCCTCGACGGTGGGCTTGTCGGTGCCTATGTCCATGCCGCGGTAGATCGCCGCCGAGTCGACAGAGACGATCTCGCCTCCGATCTGGTTTGCCAGCCGCATCGCCAGGGAGCTCTTGCCGGCGGCGGTGGGCCCGACGATGGCGAGGACCCTGGGCGGAGTGCTAGACGAGCCGTCCCTCCATGTGGCTGGGAGAGGCGCCGGTAATCATGAGGGTCCGGAACTCGCCCTGGCCGGGAATGGGCGGGGCGGCCGCCACCGCCGACGAAACTCCGATCGCCTGATTTAGACGGCTCAGGGCGGTGGTCAGTTGGCTGAGCTCGCCGGCCTTCGGCGCCGTAACCCCGGCGCCCACCAGCTCGCGGTCGGTGAAGTGGACCAGCTTGTTCGTCCGGGTCCGGCCGGTCAGTTTGTCGGGGTTCTTCTTCGAGGGACCTTCGACCAGCACCTCCACGATCTCCCCGACGTGCGCCTCGTTCCGCTCGAGCGAGATCCGGTGCTGGGCCTCCGCCAGGCGGTTGAAGCGTTCGGTGACCACGTCGTGCGGGACCTGGTCCTCCATCGTTGCCGCCACCGTGCCCGGGCGGGGCGAGTACTGGAAGGTGAACGCAGAGTCGTACCGGACCTCCTCCACCAGGCTGAGGGTCTGTGCGAAGTCCTCCTCGGTCTCGCCCGGGAAGCCGACGATGATGTCTGTGGTCAGCGCCAGGCCGGGGATGATCTCGCGGGCCATCGCCACCTTGTCCAGGTACTTCTCCCTGGAGTAGGACCGCTTCATCAGCTTCAGCACCCGGGTGGAGCCGGACTGCAGCGGCAGGTGCAGATGCTCGCAGACGACCGACGACTCGGCCATCGCCCGGGCGACCGGCTCCCGGAAGTCCTTGGGGTGCGGGGAGGTGTAGCGGACCCGCTTGAGACCCTCGACGCCGTCCAGGGCCAGCAGCAGGTCGGCGAACCTCGGGGTGGAGTAGATGTCCCGTCCGTAGGAGTTCACGTTCTGGCCGAGCAGCGTGATCTCGATCACCCCGTCGGCGCACAGCTCCTTTACTTCGCCCAGGATGTCGCCGATGCGGCGGGAGTCCTCGTGGCCCCGAACCGAGGGGACTATGCAGAACGTGCAGGCGTTGTTGCAGCCGTACTGGATGGCCACCCAGGCGTGGAACTTGTTGTCCCGCCGGGCCGGCAGGGCGGAAGGGAAGACGTTCAAGGTCTCGGAGAACTCGACGACCGGGATTCCCTGCTCCTCGACCCGCTGCAGCAGCGCCGGCAGCGCCTCGATGTTGCGGGTGCCCATCACCACGTCGACCCAGGGCGCCCTGCGGACGATCGTCTCCCGGTCCTTCTCGGCCAGGCACCCCCCGACAACCACCTTGAGATCCGGGTTCACGTCCTTGACCGCCTTGATGTGGCCCAGGTTCCCGTAGAGCCGGTTGTCGGCGTTCTCACGGATCGCGCAGGTGTTGAAGACGGCGACATCGGCCAGGTCGGGGCTGGCCACCTTGCGGTAGCCCTGCACCTCCAGGAGGCCGGCCAGGCGCTCGGAGTCGTGTTCGTTCATCTGGCAGCCGAAGGTGCGGATCCAGTAGGTCTTCGATTTGTTCACGGACCAAGGTTACAGCGCAAAACAAAGGGACCGCCCGAAGGCGGTCCCCTGTCATTGCAGGTCCCTACTTGGCGAACTCGATCGCCCGGTGCTCCCGGATGACCATGACCTTGATCTGGCCGGGGTACTGCAGCTCCTCTTCGATCTTCTTGGCGATGTCCCGGGCCAGCACTTCGGCCTGGAGGTCGTCGATGCGGTTGGGGTTGACCATGACACGGACCTCACGT harbors:
- the miaB gene encoding tRNA (N6-isopentenyl adenosine(37)-C2)-methylthiotransferase MiaB encodes the protein MNKSKTYWIRTFGCQMNEHDSERLAGLLEVQGYRKVASPDLADVAVFNTCAIRENADNRLYGNLGHIKAVKDVNPDLKVVVGGCLAEKDRETIVRRAPWVDVVMGTRNIEALPALLQRVEEQGIPVVEFSETLNVFPSALPARRDNKFHAWVAIQYGCNNACTFCIVPSVRGHEDSRRIGDILGEVKELCADGVIEITLLGQNVNSYGRDIYSTPRFADLLLALDGVEGLKRVRYTSPHPKDFREPVARAMAESSVVCEHLHLPLQSGSTRVLKLMKRSYSREKYLDKVAMAREIIPGLALTTDIIVGFPGETEEDFAQTLSLVEEVRYDSAFTFQYSPRPGTVAATMEDQVPHDVVTERFNRLAEAQHRISLERNEAHVGEIVEVLVEGPSKKNPDKLTGRTRTNKLVHFTDRELVGAGVTAPKAGELSQLTTALSRLNQAIGVSSAVAAAPPIPGQGEFRTLMITGASPSHMEGRLV
- the miaA gene encoding tRNA (adenosine(37)-N6)-dimethylallyltransferase MiaA, giving the protein MVGPTAAGKSSLAMRLANQIGGEIVSVDSAAIYRGMDIGTDKPTVEDRALVRHHLLDINDPGEIPTVAQFQEAGRAAVEGIFSRGKVPLLVGGSGLYFRAIVDPLEFPPTDAEVRSRLEAEAYEFGGYEMFRRLESLDPEAAERMHPANVRRTIRALEVIDITGRPFSSYRVAWDDRESVYDLRAAGLTLPLEELSRRIDDRVDSLIARGWVEEVVALKAAGVQFSTTSLQALGYAQILDHLDGRLTLGQAVEETKQRTRKFARRQLRWFRADPRINWFEDPDAAAEYLTNDKVDFQIDD